In one window of Halomarina pelagica DNA:
- the metX gene encoding homoserine O-acetyltransferase MetX, with translation MTERVSLGSFEFACGESIPDLELAYETYGEYDGENAVLVCHALTGSAHVANVARSATGASSGRRPRDSGGSGRTDDATDGQARAWWNDVVGPAKAIDTTEYFVVCANVPGSCYGSSGPPATNPETGEPYGTDFPAVTVADWTRAQARLLDHLGVDRLHAVVGGSVGGMNALDWAKRYPDRVDRVAAIATAARLDPQCLAIDAVARRAITSDPKWEGGDYYPGDGPTEGLGLARQLGHVMYLSKDSMDAKFGRRAAGRAVPDTFPADPGAGFFAYRDVESYLDYQAERFVDRFDANSYLYLTRAMDDYDLAEGYTSDADALAAFDGQALCVSYTGDWHFTVDQAETVAEAFRATGTPTAHHVIESDHGHDAFLVEPSKLGPALRGFLASGVRAGPVTDTASSTDRPSQFAPVHTSLFS, from the coding sequence ATGACCGAACGCGTCTCCCTCGGTTCCTTCGAGTTCGCCTGCGGCGAGTCGATCCCCGACCTCGAACTCGCCTACGAGACCTACGGCGAGTACGACGGCGAGAACGCGGTGCTCGTCTGCCACGCGCTCACGGGGAGTGCGCACGTGGCAAACGTCGCGCGAAGCGCGACGGGAGCGTCGAGCGGACGCCGTCCACGAGACAGCGGAGGGAGTGGAAGAACCGACGACGCCACCGACGGCCAGGCCCGCGCCTGGTGGAACGACGTCGTCGGCCCGGCGAAGGCGATCGACACGACGGAGTACTTCGTCGTCTGCGCGAACGTCCCCGGCTCCTGTTACGGTTCCTCCGGCCCGCCCGCGACGAACCCCGAGACGGGCGAGCCCTACGGGACGGACTTCCCCGCCGTCACCGTCGCCGACTGGACCCGGGCGCAGGCGCGCCTGCTCGACCACCTCGGCGTCGACCGCCTGCACGCCGTCGTCGGGGGGAGCGTCGGCGGGATGAACGCCCTCGACTGGGCGAAGCGCTACCCCGACCGCGTCGATCGGGTCGCCGCGATCGCCACCGCCGCGCGGCTCGACCCGCAGTGTCTCGCGATCGACGCCGTCGCCCGCCGCGCCATCACGTCCGACCCCAAGTGGGAGGGCGGCGACTACTACCCCGGCGACGGACCCACCGAGGGTCTCGGCCTCGCCCGGCAACTCGGGCACGTGATGTACCTCTCGAAGGACTCGATGGACGCGAAGTTCGGCCGCCGGGCGGCCGGGCGCGCCGTCCCGGACACCTTCCCGGCGGACCCGGGCGCGGGCTTCTTCGCCTACCGGGACGTGGAGTCGTACCTCGACTACCAGGCCGAGCGCTTCGTCGACCGCTTCGACGCGAACAGCTACCTCTACCTGACGCGGGCGATGGACGACTACGACCTCGCGGAGGGCTACACCTCGGATGCGGACGCGCTCGCCGCCTTCGACGGGCAGGCGCTCTGCGTCTCCTACACCGGCGACTGGCACTTCACCGTCGACCAGGCCGAGACGGTCGCCGAGGCGTTCCGCGCGACGGGGACGCCGACGGCGCACCACGTCATCGAGTCGGACCACGGCCACGACGCCTTCCTCGTCGAGCCGTCGAAGCTCGGCCCCGCGCTCCGCGGCTTCCTCGCCTCCGGCGTGCGCGCCGGTCCCGTCACCGACACCGCCAGTTCCACCGACCGGCCGAGCCAGTTCGCGCCGGTGCACACGAGCCTGTTCAGCTGA